A segment of the Granulicella aggregans genome:
CGATAACGCCGTTTCACGGGAGGAAGGTGTGCTTCCTCAGCCAAAGCGAAATCAGGATTGCCATCGCGCCGACGAATACTGTGAAGAAAATCACCACCCTGCCAGCGAGTTTGCAGGCTGGCGCAAAATAGTAAACGTTCGGTCGATCCGGATTGTATTGAACCGATACGTAGCGATGCTTATGTGGTGTTTGAACGCCGCGCCCATATATGTCGCGGACAGAGGAAAGGTAGGTTTGACCCGCAACTTCATAACTCAGAACCGTGTAACGGGCCAAGCGGCGATCTCTAATCGTTCCATTCGGGATGGAGAGATGGGACTCCACCCTCGCCTTTACGCTCGGCCATTGCTCTCTCCCCGTCTGCCTAGCAAGATACGATTCCAGCCAATCCAGCATTCATGCCTTTCGACAAGTCACCACCGGATTCTACGTCTTTACTCGAAAGTCGGTGTTTTCGGAAACTTCCATTCAACCGAACACTCCATCCCGAACCTATCAACCCACCTACACCAGCACCTCAAGCCCGTGCTTCTCCACCACAAGCAAAAGCTTCAGAGGCACTCCACTCGGCTTCTTCGCTCCCGTCTCTCACTTCTCAATCGTCGACTCACTCGTTTTCAGATAGTGCACAAAGACCAGCTGGCTCTCGCAAATCAGCATCCATGTACTCTACGAATATGTCCGGCCACACGGCATGCAGCTGAAGGAACCCGAAAACATGCCCCTCTTCGCCACAACTCCACTCGCCACCCGCCGCTACCTCCCTGGCATCCTCGCCGGCTCCATCGGCGGCTTCATCTCCGGCTTCGTAAAGCTCGGCTGGGAGGTGCCCTGGCCTCCTCGCGCCCCCGATCGCATCCCCGAGCCCCAGGTCCTCGTCTCTCTCTTCACCCACCACCCCACCCCCACCTGGGTCTCGCTCGTCATCCACTTCGCCTTCAGCGTTCTCATGGGCGCAGCCTATGGCCTCCTCGCTGAGATCCTCCCCATCGTCACCGTCGGCATGGGCGTCGCCTTCGGCCTGGCCATCCAGATCGGGGCCCACGAACTCATCATGCCGTGGATGGGCCTCACCCCAGCCACTTGGCTCCTCCCCGCCAGCGAGCAGGGCTCGGAGTTCCTCGGCCACATCCTCTGGGGATTCACGATCGCCATCTTCTACGAAGACCTCCGCCGACGCTTCATCCGGCCCCGAGACCTTCCCCGATAGTCGCTTCCTCGATGTACCCCGAAACAACGCTCACATACCGTCAGCAGAAGGCCCAAAGGTCCCAGGCACCGGCTCGTTCAGCAGCCGCAGGTACACAGTCAGCTGGCCACGGTGATGGATCATATGGTTCAGCACATTATTGCGGTAGGCCATATAGCGTGTGCCGATAAATACCGGTTCGCCCTTCCTGCGCAGCGTCCACGTCTCATCGAAAGCAGCATCTGGAGTGCTCTTCATGGCAGCCATGGCTTCTGCAGCCAGCTCATCGAAGTCGGCCAGAAGCTTGTCCTTTGTCTCCATACGAAGGATCTTGCGCGGGTCGGACGGGGTCTGCATATCGATGCCCGGCAAGGTCAGAATCAGCGCGGCGAAGCCCGCAAATTCCGCCGTGTGGCCAGCCAGCCGATGAAGTAGCATGGATTTCTCATGCGGCCTGTAATCGTTACGACCGTCCGGCACCGCTTCGATCACACGGCGCGTCTTTGCCAGTTCCTGCTCCAACTCAGGAAGCAGGCGGGCACTCAGCAGATAAGTATCAGTCATGTTGAACTCCCAGGGTAAGACACAGCATACGCGTTGCGAGCACCGCAAAAGATCCCACCCTCAAATTCGTGCTGAGGGTGGTACCTGCCACTCGAGAGCACTTTCGATGGGAGCCTATCGTTCGACCTCCGCATCCCGATCACTAAGGCTACGGTGTCGGCGGCACTACATTTGAGCGAAGGGACGTCTCGCCTTTCCTCACGTTCAAGCTCCAAGGCTGAGGAGGCGGCAAATGCATGGAGCGGCTCCCCATCTCGAGCGGCATCCAGAGATAGCGCGAGTCCCACAGCGCATGAGGTCGCCACAAATCGCCCATGAAGATCACCATTGTCCCCTTCGAGCCTGCGACCTTGAGCAGCATGGCCGACTGCGAGTCGTAGTTGTTGACCTCCTGCGCCGCTAAATTTGAGAATTCCGTCCACGGTCCGGCCAGAGTGGACGCGGTCGCGTACACGTTGGGATTAGGTCGCCAGCCGGTCATGTGGGAACCCACCACATAATAGAAGCCGCCGTAATGTACCAAGGCACCCCCCTCGAGTGGAGCGGCAATGAAAGCAGTCTTCTCTACATTCATCAAGTCGTCGGTCAACTTGGCAACGAAGAAACCTTTCGTTGGACGGCTCTCGAAGATCAGGTATGCCGATCCGTCATCGTCGACAAACTGTCCAATATCGCGGCTCTCTTCACCAAGCGGCCTGAAGCTCTTCACATACTTGTACTGGCCGTCGATCCGGTCACTGACCGCGACCATCACACGAGCTAATTTGTAGGGCGCGTCGTCAAGATGCGCATACATCACAAATTTGGCTCCCTTTCGTCCGACGAACACCTTGGGCCTCTCAAGCACCCAATGAGGTCCCAGACGTTCCGGATCAGCGAGTACCAGCACTTGGCCACGGGATTCCCAGTGAACAAGATCGCGTGAAGAGTAGCAGGCTACGTAGCGCTTATCAGGATCGTTGCTGGGAGTCCGGTCCTCGCCAAACCAGTAGTAAACGTCCTTATACAAAGTGACTCCGCCCCCGTGCGCCTGAATGCGTTGACCATGGCTGTCGAGCCACGGGTCGCCGGGGCGAATTACATCCTGTCCCACGCACAATGTAGAACTCGCCAGACTCAACACGCCAGCGACCAGCCACCGCTCAAATTGCCTTTTCAAGTTCGAGTCTCCTTATTGACCTGAGCCTTGACCCTCCATCCGTGGAGCAGCCCGTTCCATTCTCGCCCCTTTTCGGCCTATGATGTTCCCCCTCTTCGATCGGCCAGGGAGAAGCACTCTGCCATGCCCGCCTCTGGAGGTGCAGCGCCATCATATCCCTTTTATTTTCCATCAGTTAAACCGAAGACTCCAATCGCCCAGCTAGGGCGATCGTGAAAATTCAATCTTTTGCGTGAATTGGCGGCAAAACTTCAAGCTTATGGGGTCTGGTCGGTTCAACCTTATGCGGTATGCGAACCGGTAGCCTGCTCAAAAACAACGCGGGGCGCTTCAGCCTTATGCGTAAACCCACATCAAACGTAAAATTGGTGCACTCGGTGCACTCATTGCCGAGCCTGATCTGGATTTCAACCCCTTACGTTCTTATCGCTTGATCAAGTGATCGAGTTGTTTCAAGATGCCAGGCAGATGTTCACCCAAGACTGAGGTCGCTTCGTTCAAGGAAATCCTTACCAATTGCTCTTGAAAGCTTTTCAGTAAGTTTGATACGAAGCCTGGGGATTTATCTTTTCGTGCTAAGTCATCTTCAAGGCGTTGAATAGTATCATTTACCTCGATAGATGATTGGTTTTGGCGGGGAAGGTCTGCTACGAATGCTCTGATTTCGCCAATTAGAGAGCTCAATGCACTCGCATCGGATCCACTCTCGAACACGGTTTCAACTGTCGCATTGTCAAACGCAATAGCCACAGCAGTTGCGGGCCCCAGAACTTGAACGGTATTGGTAGTCTTGCTCAGGATTCTAGGAAAGACTTCATCCAATAGCAGGCTTTTCTCTATCCGAAGTCTCTCATTCTCCCTCAGACTTTCGCGAAGTTCTACTTGAGCCTCTCGCAACCTCTCCGCATAGATGCGGAGTTGTGAAAGAGCGTTGTCGTCCACTTCTTCGACTCTAATAGTTATCAATACGCCGCCGTTCGTTTCGGTGATCGACGCCAATCGTAATCTGCAATCAGGATTGATCTTTGAGGGTTCGTGAAGGAGAGCTGGAAATGTATTAATCTCTAAGGCAGTTATTCCTTCCGAATAGAAGAGCTCAATAACTGGCTGATTCCCATAGAGCTTTTCAAATTCTCCAATAGCGAAATTTGAAGCGGTCTTGGCCTCTTCGTCCCAGAAAACGGCCTCGCACTTTATTCCTTTGATTGACCACCCAGCACGCTGAGTCTCCCAAAGGCGAGCCTTAGTGATGTCCGCACCATCTAAAACCGCAAGATGAAATATCGCGAGATTGAAATTCGTGTTTTTTGCGACAACATTGCGAAAGCTAGCCCGTCTCAAGATGGCTTGGGTGAAGTCCGCGGAGGAAAGATTGGCTTGATCTAACCGAGCGGAACTCAGCTCTGCACCCGCCGCTATGACATTGGTGAGAATTGAACCTTCGAAGGTCGCCCCTTTCAACTCAGCTCTTGTTAGATCACATTTTTCAAGATGACAGTTTGCGAAATTCGCTGAATTTGCTTTCGCGGTCCGAAGATTTGCATTAGTCAGATCTGCACGCTTGAGGACAGCACCACCCAGCATCGCCCCCCGGCAGTCCATGCTCTTGCATTTTGCATCTGTCATTGAAGCCCCGCCCAGGAACGCTCCCATGAAGTCTGTGTGGTAAAGAAATGCCCGATCAAGATGGGCTTTGGACAGCTGGGCTCCTTGCAGATTGAAACCGCTCAAAAACTTGCCCACCAGTTGAGCTTTCCTCAGATCCGGAACGATACTTGGGTTATCAGAACGCCACTGATTCCAAACCTTCTTACCTTTGGAGAGTTTTTCTAGGTGAATCGTATTTGCCATCAGATGGGCATCTTCACGGAACTATGTTTTGACCGGTTATACCATTTAGCAAAGGGTGATTGGCGCCACTCCTTCATTCCGGGCTTCGCTCTCGATACGCTTGCGGAGAGATCGTCAGGCGCAACTCGATCGCGACCATTTCCTCAAGCCCACCAGCTCCTCACCGAGCGCCGCCCCACCTGCCACGAGCAGGCAGAGACTGTCTTGCTTAAGGGCACGGCTTCAGACAAACCTTATTCGCAGAACCTTAAGAAATCTCTGCGAACACCGATCCGCATTGCGATACGCTGTTGCCACTCATCATGGCGATCCCGACGCGCACCGCCCGACTCGGCACCTTTTTCATCACCACAGCGACCTACAATCGCCGCCGCCTCTTCCAGGTCGAATCCAACGCCCTGCTCGTGATCGACACCCTCCAGCACTACCGCCGCGAAGGCAACTACAAACTCCACGCCTTCGTCGTTATGCCTGACCACATCCATCTCCTGCTCACTCCCGAAACCGTCACCCTCGAACGCGCCATCGGCCTCATCAAAGGAGGCTTCTCCCGCCGCCTCGCCTCAAATCTTCCCGTCTGGCAGCGCAGCTTCACCGACCACCGCATCCGCGACGCAGAAGAGTTCACAATCCGCCGCAACTACATTCACGAGAACCCCGTCCGCGCACATCTGTCCGAGGCCGCCGAAGCCGATCCCCACTCGTCTGCGTCCCTTTCCTTATTTAGCAAACCCACCACGTTCGACACGCTCCTACTGCTCTGAAACAATAGACGCTGCGCCCACAAACCTATGAATCGTCGCCAAGTCCTCATCCACTCCGCCCAGTTGGGCCTCGGTCTCGCCGCCCGTCAAGCACTCGGCCAGGCAGGCGAACACGCAGCCGCTCCCCGAGCTCTTCCCTCCCCCGACCAGATCGCCTGGCAGGACCTCGAAGTCGGCATGTTCGCGCACTTCGCCCCCAACACCTGGCAGGACAAGGAGTCCGACGACCTCTCCACGCCCCTGTCCGCCATTAATCCAGCGAAGCTCGATACCGACCAGTGGGCACGCACCGCCCTCGCTCTCGGCGCGAAGTACATCGTCTTCGTCGCCAAACATCAAGGCGGATTCTGCACCTGGCAGACCCAGACCACCGAATACAGCATCCGCAACACCCCCTGGCGCGGCGGCAAGGGCGATGTCGTCGCCGACGTCGCCGCCTCCTGCCGCAAGTTCGGCCTCAAGCTCGGCGTCTACGTCTGCCCCCGCGACGACCACTTCGGTGCCAAGACCGGCGGCATCTGCGCCACACCCGAACTCCAGCAGCGGTACAACACCATGTACCGCCAGCAACTCACCGAGGTCCTCTCACGCTACGGCGAGATGGTCGAAGTCTGGTTCGACGGATCGACCGCTGCCCCCGTCTCCGACATCCTCGCCAAGTACCAGCCACACGCCATGGTCTTCCAGGGCCCGGCGGCGACGATCCGCTGGGTGGGCAACGAAGACGGCATCGCCCCCAACCCTTGCTGGAACGGCATCAGCCGCGCCGACGCCCGCACCGGCACCGCCACCTCTCTCAACAGCGACCCCGACGGCGACACCTGGATGCCCAACGAGGTCGACGTCTCCATCCGCCGTCCCGACTGGTTCTGGAGCACGAAGAACGAAAACAAAGTCCTCACCGTCGATCAGCTCCTCACGATCTACTACTGCTCTGTAGGCCGGGGCTGCCAGCTTCTCCTCAACATCCCCGCCAACCGCGATGGCCTTCTCGCCCAGCCGGACTGCGACGCCGCAGCCGCCTTCGGGACACAGCTTCAGCAAAGATTCAAGAAGCCCATCGCAGCAACTTCAGGCAGCAGCGACGAGATTCTGCTGCGTCTTCCCGTCCCCACAAAGATCGACACCGTGATCCTCCAGGAGGACACCTCCAGGGGAGAACGCGTCCGCGAGTATCGCATCGAAGGGCGAATCGGCGGGGTCTGGCGCGAACTAGGCACCGGAACCTCGATAGGCCACAAGCGCATTCAGCCCGTCGAACCAACTACGGTCGATGCTCTTCGCATGGTTGCGACCGTCCACCAGGGAACTCCTTACCTACGCACCTTCGCCGTATTCAACGTCGGAGTCGCTCCGCCTACAGGCTGGGACACCAAACCGCAGGTCTGGGCGGCCGATCTCGTGGGTTCATGGAGCGAAGGCAAATTCTCCCTCGATCTGACCTCAAAGATCGACAGCGCCAAGCAGTACCGGCTCCGCTTCGTTCCTACGTCGGGCGAAGTCAAGGCTCTACGGACGGTCGTCCTGACCCTTCACGGAATCCCTCAGCCCAACCTGGTCAAGCCGGTCGCCGGAAGACGCGACGAACTCACCCTCGACATCACCGAAGTCGGCGGCACCGTCCAGATCGCGGGCGCCGTTGAAGGAGCAGCCGCCGGCCAGATCCTGCTTCAGAAGCTGTAGCGAAGTTCCCAAGAGGGTTCGCCGCAGATATTTTTTCGCACAGCCTTGCGCTTCGCCTTTTATTCGCTACAATTGGTGGCATGGCAATCACACGTCGGCAAAAAGAGGTCATCGACTTTCTTTCCAGCTTTACCCATAAGAACGGCTACTCTCCGTCTTACGAAGAGATCGCCGCCGGCCTCGGGCTGAGCAGCCTGGCCACCGTACACAAGCACGTAACCAACCTTCAGAGTAAGGGGCTCCTTCAGCGCGCCCACAACCGCAGCCGCTCAATCGACGTGATTCCCGTGCGTCCGCCCAAGAAGACGGCCTCCGACCGCCTACCCCTAATGGGCCGAATCGCCGCCGGCCAACCGGTTGAGGCCGTTGAATCGGCAGAGAGCATCTCTCTGAGCGACATCATCGGAACCCGCGAGGTCTTTGCGCTCGAAGTTCGCGGCGACTCCATGCGCGATGAGCATATCGTCTCCGGAGACTACGTCCTGGTCGAACGCACGAAGTCCGCGCGCGAGGGAGAGATCGTCGTCGCCCTGATCGACGGCGCGGAGGCCACGCTCAAACGCTTCTATCGCGAAGGTGCCAACATCCGTCTTCAGCCATCGAACGCCGAGATGGCACCCATCTACGCGCCCGCCGCAAGCGTCGCCATCCAAGGCCGAGTCCTCGGCATGCTCCGCAAATACTCCTGAGCAACTTGCCTCGTCTTTCACTACGCCCTAACCTCTAAACCCTATTCCCTGTTTTTTCACGGAACCATCCTCCGCGCGTCTACGTAACAGCATGTGAAACGCAAAGACTCGGAGGATCTCGTTCATGGCACAACGCAAACGCAGGAACATCTGGCTCTGGGGCGGACTAGGCGGCTTTGTTCTCCTCATCGTCCTCGGTGTAACCCTGGTCGCGAAGGGCAAGAAGACAACCTTCGAGCCTTCGCAGCTTGCCAAGGCGGAGTCTGGTGACATCGCCCGCTCGGTCGTCGCAACCGGCAAGGTTCAGCCTATTACCAAGGTTGAAGTCAAGTCGAAGGCCAGCGGCATCGTCACCAAGCTCTTCGTCGACATCAACGCTCGCGTCACCAAGGGACAGGTCCTCGCCCAGCTCGATCAACAGGAGATCCTCGACCAGGTCGCAGCACAAAAGGCGACGCTGGCCGCCTCCCAATCCAATCTTCGCGCCACCTCCGCCGCCATCGACTACGACAAGGTCAACGCCGAAGCCCCCGACCTGCCCATGTACAAGCACACCTACGAGCGCGCGCTTGAGATGTCAAAGGACGGCGTCGTCTCGAAGCAGTCGCTCGATGACGCGCAACAGAAGTATCTCGCTGCCGTCAACGTGCGCGACAAGGCCGTCTCGCAGATCTCCGTGGATACCTCGAAGATGCACCAGGCGCAGGCGCAGGTCGAGCAGGCCCAGGCCTCGCTCAAGCAGCTTGAAGACCAGCTCAGCTACACCACGATCGTCTCTCCCATGGATGGCATCATCCTCTCCCGCGACGTCGAGGTGGGCGATGCGGTCAGCTCGATCCTCGTCCTGGGTTCCACTGCAACGCTGGTCATGACTATCGGCGACACCCACCAGGTCTACGTGCAGGGCAAGGTCGACGAGGGCGGCATCGGGCAGGTCTACATGGGCCAGCCCGCGCGCATCAAGGTCGAATCCTTCAAGGACAAGACCTTCCAGGGTAAGGTCACGCGCATCGCGCCCCTCGGTGTGGAGAAAGACAACGTGACGACCTTCGAGGTCCGTGTCTCGATCGACAACCCCGGCGGCGAGCTCAAGGCCAACATGACCGCGAACGCCGAGATCATTCTCGACGAGCATAAAAACATTCTCACCGTCCCCGAGCAGGCCGTCCTCTACGACAAAGATCGCAACGCCAGCGTTGAAGTGCCGGATCCTGCCCAGAAGGGCGGCAAGCGAAAGATCGACATCAAGGCTGGCATCTCAAACGGCACCAAGACCGAAGTCCTTGCCGGCCTGAAGATCGGCGATACCGTGATCCTGCAGCAGTAGGCTGACTGACCTTCAACAAGGAGCCGCACGTGAACTTTAAAAATATCGCTCTTATCTTCGCAATCGGACTCGGATTCGCAGGTGCGACATCGACCGCATTCGCCGCGGAAGGCACCTTTGCCAGAACGCTCAACGTAAGCGGCGCGCCCGCCATTATGGTCTCGACCGGCTCAGGATACATCCACGTCAGCACCGGCTCGCAGTCGGAGGTCCGCATCAACGCCAAGGTAAAGTCTCAACACGGATGGGGCTTCAATGGCAGCAAAGGCTCCGACGAAGATCGCGTCCGCGACATTACGTCGAACCCTCCCATCGTGCAGAACGGCAGCACCATCACCATCGGCGAAACGCACGGCGACTCAAACCGCTTCCGCAACATCGAGATCGACTACGACATCAGCCTTCCGGCCTCGACGACCCTGAAGGTCAGCAGCGGCTCCGGCGATCTCGACGTCTCAAACGTCGCTTCCGTGCTATCGGCGGATACGGGTTCGGGCGACATCCGCCTCAATAATGTTGGGCCCACGCCCCATGTTGTCACCGGCTCCGGGACGATCCGCGCTAACGGAATCCACGGAGCCGCAAATCTCGAAACAGGTTCGGGCGATATCGAATTCCACCAGCAGCTTGCAGGCGATGTGAAGGCCGGCACCGGCTCAGGTTCGGTCCATCTCTACGGCGTAAATGGCGGCGTTCGTGTGCGAACAGGATCAGGCGATGTGGAGATCGATGGCAACCCATCGACCGATTGGAAACTTGATACCGGTTCCGGTTCCATTAGCCTAAAACTACCCTCCGAAGCCCACTACACCCTCAACGCCGATACAGGATCCGGCTCAGTTCGCGTTGACGCACCCATTACGATGCAGGGCACCCTCAACAAGCAGCACATCGTCGGAACCATCCACGGCGGAGGGCCAACCATTCGCGTCAGCACCGGCTCGGGAGACATCTCGGTCCACTAGCACTCCATCTGCTACCTTCAATTGAGTGCCTTCCTCATCTCCACAGCTACTCGTATTCGACCTCGATGGCACGCTCATCGACTCCCGCGTTGACCTCTGCAACTCGGTCAACGCGATGCTCAAGCATCTCGGCAAGCCGGAGCTTCCACAACAGGTCATCGCAAGCTATATCGGGGACGGCGCATCGATGCTGGTGCGCCGTGCTCTCGGCGACCCCGAAGGCGATTCGACCGACGAGCAATATGTAACCGCAGCGCTTACATACTTTCTCGACTTCTACCGGGTGCATAAGCTCGACTTCACCTACGTCTACCCCGGAGTCGTCGAGGCACTCGAAGCCATCCGCGCCGTTCATCCGCAGTTGCCCATGGCAGTCCTGACCAACAAGCCCGTTCATCCGTCACGCGAGATCTGCGCTCACTTCGGGCTGGACCGCTTCTTCTTCCAGAACTACGGCGGCAACAGCTTCCACACCAAGAAGCCCGATCCACATGGTCTGCTGACCCTCATCGAAGAAGCTTCTGCCCTCACCGGCCAGCGCATCGAGCCAGCGCAGACCATCATGGTCGGCGACTCCGACATCGATATCCTCACGGCACGCAACTGCGGAGCCCGCTCCATTGGCTGCACCTTCGGCCTCGCGCCGCACACTCTTGAAGCCGCTTCACCGACGCACATCGCGCACTCGCCCAGAGACTGGCCTTTGCTGGTCATCCTCTAACGAAAGCTACTTCGCCCCCTCGAAGCGCTTGAAGAAGCTCGAGTCGAGGTAGTGCTGCGTCGCCGGATCATTCGCAACCGTCCGCGCAAGATCGGCGAGATAACTGTTGAACTGCGCCGCAGCCACATAATCGACCGGCTGAGTCAGGTCGTCGTCGGTCGAGTGATATCGCTGCGCCAGCCAAGCTCTCCACGCCTTGTACTCAGGCGATCCCATCGTCCATCCAAACTTGAACGCCAGCGCCGGAACTCCCGCCTGCACGAAGCTGTATTGATCGGTGCGGATGAAGGAGTTGCGGTCCGGCTCGGGATCGACCGCAATCTCAATTCCATGGATCGCCCCCACAGCCTTAGCATCATCAGCCAGCGTCGACTGCTCCAGCCCCTGCACATGCAGCTTTTTCAGCGGAAAGATCGGCATGAACATGTCGAGATTCAGATCGGCGGCAATCTCGTTCTCTGGCACTGTCGGATGCCCCGCGAAGTAACGCGACCCGAGCAATCCCTTCTCTTCCGCAGTGAAGATCACAAACAGCATCGATCGCTTCGGCCTCACCGGATTCGCCGCGAAAC
Coding sequences within it:
- a CDS encoding DUF1440 domain-containing protein, whose protein sequence is MPLFATTPLATRRYLPGILAGSIGGFISGFVKLGWEVPWPPRAPDRIPEPQVLVSLFTHHPTPTWVSLVIHFAFSVLMGAAYGLLAEILPIVTVGMGVAFGLAIQIGAHELIMPWMGLTPATWLLPASEQGSEFLGHILWGFTIAIFYEDLRRRFIRPRDLPR
- a CDS encoding DinB family protein, coding for MTDTYLLSARLLPELEQELAKTRRVIEAVPDGRNDYRPHEKSMLLHRLAGHTAEFAGFAALILTLPGIDMQTPSDPRKILRMETKDKLLADFDELAAEAMAAMKSTPDAAFDETWTLRRKGEPVFIGTRYMAYRNNVLNHMIHHRGQLTVYLRLLNEPVPGTFGPSADGM
- a CDS encoding family 43 glycosylhydrolase — encoded protein: MKRQFERWLVAGVLSLASSTLCVGQDVIRPGDPWLDSHGQRIQAHGGGVTLYKDVYYWFGEDRTPSNDPDKRYVACYSSRDLVHWESRGQVLVLADPERLGPHWVLERPKVFVGRKGAKFVMYAHLDDAPYKLARVMVAVSDRIDGQYKYVKSFRPLGEESRDIGQFVDDDGSAYLIFESRPTKGFFVAKLTDDLMNVEKTAFIAAPLEGGALVHYGGFYYVVGSHMTGWRPNPNVYATASTLAGPWTEFSNLAAQEVNNYDSQSAMLLKVAGSKGTMVIFMGDLWRPHALWDSRYLWMPLEMGSRSMHLPPPQPWSLNVRKGETSLRSNVVPPTP
- a CDS encoding pentapeptide repeat-containing protein, encoding MANTIHLEKLSKGKKVWNQWRSDNPSIVPDLRKAQLVGKFLSGFNLQGAQLSKAHLDRAFLYHTDFMGAFLGGASMTDAKCKSMDCRGAMLGGAVLKRADLTNANLRTAKANSANFANCHLEKCDLTRAELKGATFEGSILTNVIAAGAELSSARLDQANLSSADFTQAILRRASFRNVVAKNTNFNLAIFHLAVLDGADITKARLWETQRAGWSIKGIKCEAVFWDEEAKTASNFAIGEFEKLYGNQPVIELFYSEGITALEINTFPALLHEPSKINPDCRLRLASITETNGGVLITIRVEEVDDNALSQLRIYAERLREAQVELRESLRENERLRIEKSLLLDEVFPRILSKTTNTVQVLGPATAVAIAFDNATVETVFESGSDASALSSLIGEIRAFVADLPRQNQSSIEVNDTIQRLEDDLARKDKSPGFVSNLLKSFQEQLVRISLNEATSVLGEHLPGILKQLDHLIKR
- a CDS encoding REP-associated tyrosine transposase, which codes for MPLIMAIPTRTARLGTFFITTATYNRRRLFQVESNALLVIDTLQHYRREGNYKLHAFVVMPDHIHLLLTPETVTLERAIGLIKGGFSRRLASNLPVWQRSFTDHRIRDAEEFTIRRNYIHENPVRAHLSEAAEADPHSSASLSLFSKPTTFDTLLLL
- a CDS encoding alpha-L-fucosidase; its protein translation is MNRRQVLIHSAQLGLGLAARQALGQAGEHAAAPRALPSPDQIAWQDLEVGMFAHFAPNTWQDKESDDLSTPLSAINPAKLDTDQWARTALALGAKYIVFVAKHQGGFCTWQTQTTEYSIRNTPWRGGKGDVVADVAASCRKFGLKLGVYVCPRDDHFGAKTGGICATPELQQRYNTMYRQQLTEVLSRYGEMVEVWFDGSTAAPVSDILAKYQPHAMVFQGPAATIRWVGNEDGIAPNPCWNGISRADARTGTATSLNSDPDGDTWMPNEVDVSIRRPDWFWSTKNENKVLTVDQLLTIYYCSVGRGCQLLLNIPANRDGLLAQPDCDAAAAFGTQLQQRFKKPIAATSGSSDEILLRLPVPTKIDTVILQEDTSRGERVREYRIEGRIGGVWRELGTGTSIGHKRIQPVEPTTVDALRMVATVHQGTPYLRTFAVFNVGVAPPTGWDTKPQVWAADLVGSWSEGKFSLDLTSKIDSAKQYRLRFVPTSGEVKALRTVVLTLHGIPQPNLVKPVAGRRDELTLDITEVGGTVQIAGAVEGAAAGQILLQKL
- the lexA gene encoding transcriptional repressor LexA; the encoded protein is MAITRRQKEVIDFLSSFTHKNGYSPSYEEIAAGLGLSSLATVHKHVTNLQSKGLLQRAHNRSRSIDVIPVRPPKKTASDRLPLMGRIAAGQPVEAVESAESISLSDIIGTREVFALEVRGDSMRDEHIVSGDYVLVERTKSAREGEIVVALIDGAEATLKRFYREGANIRLQPSNAEMAPIYAPAASVAIQGRVLGMLRKYS
- a CDS encoding efflux RND transporter periplasmic adaptor subunit, which translates into the protein MAQRKRRNIWLWGGLGGFVLLIVLGVTLVAKGKKTTFEPSQLAKAESGDIARSVVATGKVQPITKVEVKSKASGIVTKLFVDINARVTKGQVLAQLDQQEILDQVAAQKATLAASQSNLRATSAAIDYDKVNAEAPDLPMYKHTYERALEMSKDGVVSKQSLDDAQQKYLAAVNVRDKAVSQISVDTSKMHQAQAQVEQAQASLKQLEDQLSYTTIVSPMDGIILSRDVEVGDAVSSILVLGSTATLVMTIGDTHQVYVQGKVDEGGIGQVYMGQPARIKVESFKDKTFQGKVTRIAPLGVEKDNVTTFEVRVSIDNPGGELKANMTANAEIILDEHKNILTVPEQAVLYDKDRNASVEVPDPAQKGGKRKIDIKAGISNGTKTEVLAGLKIGDTVILQQ
- a CDS encoding DUF4097 family beta strand repeat-containing protein; this translates as MNFKNIALIFAIGLGFAGATSTAFAAEGTFARTLNVSGAPAIMVSTGSGYIHVSTGSQSEVRINAKVKSQHGWGFNGSKGSDEDRVRDITSNPPIVQNGSTITIGETHGDSNRFRNIEIDYDISLPASTTLKVSSGSGDLDVSNVASVLSADTGSGDIRLNNVGPTPHVVTGSGTIRANGIHGAANLETGSGDIEFHQQLAGDVKAGTGSGSVHLYGVNGGVRVRTGSGDVEIDGNPSTDWKLDTGSGSISLKLPSEAHYTLNADTGSGSVRVDAPITMQGTLNKQHIVGTIHGGGPTIRVSTGSGDISVH
- a CDS encoding HAD family hydrolase, with translation MPSSSPQLLVFDLDGTLIDSRVDLCNSVNAMLKHLGKPELPQQVIASYIGDGASMLVRRALGDPEGDSTDEQYVTAALTYFLDFYRVHKLDFTYVYPGVVEALEAIRAVHPQLPMAVLTNKPVHPSREICAHFGLDRFFFQNYGGNSFHTKKPDPHGLLTLIEEASALTGQRIEPAQTIMVGDSDIDILTARNCGARSIGCTFGLAPHTLEAASPTHIAHSPRDWPLLVIL